The following DNA comes from Neoarius graeffei isolate fNeoGra1 chromosome 25, fNeoGra1.pri, whole genome shotgun sequence.
TGGCTCGGACCACATTTATCACCTTTCCACCAATATAGGACTTGTGCTGATGGAACCGTTCTGTGCTTTTTTACACCGAGTCCCTAGCTGGCCAAAGAGAACCAGTGGCATTATTTAGCAAGAATATGCAGGTCATGTAGTGACCATGACAACAAAAGCAACTCATGACCCACAATGGTTATTTCTATGCTAGGCATTGGTAAAAGGAGCCAAAACTTGGGATGGGTCCCTAAAAGAGGTTCCCAGAACCATCATCTGCACCATGTTGATGGAAAAGAAGTAACTATGTGTCACAGGAGCTCACAAGAAAAACCAGTTAAACCTCCAGATAAGATTCATTGGAGCTTCATGTAAGGAAGGACCATAGTTTATGATTTCCAGTTTGTCTTTCTGTCCTCAGTCCATTTTCTCGTGGAACCTTGTCTCTGTCCTCTTGTCAGATTTTAGAGCTAGTTCTAGGTCTGCTGATGGTTCTACGTCACTGTAACCTTCAAGAGAGAATTCTCGAAGTGACTCAGAGTCATCATACAGTTCTAACGAATGTCCGAGGTCATGGACAAGGCCATGGACGTGATCCAGCGCTAGAGATGGTTCTAGATCATGGTCTGGTGGTGAAGATGGTTCTAGGTTATTGTCTAGCGGTGATGATGGTTCAAGGTCACGGACTAGTTCTGAGGATGGTTCTAGGTCATGGACAAGGCCATGGACGTGGTCCAGTGCTGGAGATGGTCCTAGATCATGGTCTGGTGGTGAAGATGGTTCTAGGTTATTGTCTAGCTGTGATGATGGTTCAAGGTCATGGACTAGTTCTGAGGATGGTTCTAGGCTATTATCTCGCGGTGATGATGGTTCGAGGTCACGGACTAGTTCTGAGGATGGTTCAAGGTCACAGACTAGCTCTAAGGATGGTTCTAGGTCATGGACAAGTTCTGAGGTTGGTTCTAAGTCATGGACTAATTCTGAGGACAGTTCTAGGTCATGGACTAGTTCTGAGGATGGTTCTAGGTCATGGACAAGGCCATGGACGTGGTCCAGTGCTGGAGATGGTTCTAAATCATGGTCTGGTGTTGAAGATGGTTCTAGGTTATTGCCAAGTGGTGATGATGGTTCGAGGTCACAGACTAGTTCTGAGGATGGTTCTAGGTCATGGACTAGTTCTGAGGATGGTTCTAGGTCATGCACTAGCTCTAGGGATGGTTCTACATTGTGGACTAGTTCTGAGGATGGTTCTAGGTCACGGACAAGTTCAAAGGATGGTTCTAGGTCATGGACTAGTTCTGAGGATGGTTCTAGGTCATGCATTAGCTCTAGGGATGGTTCTACATTGTGGATTAGCTCTGAGGATGGTCTGAGCTTATTGCCTAGTTCTGAAGATGATTCTAGGACTTGGTCTAATTCTGAGGATGGTTCTGGGTCTTGGTCTATTTCTGAGGATGGTTCTAGGACTTGATCCAATTTTGAGGATAGTTCTGGGTCTTGGACTATTTCTGAGGATGGTTCTAGGTCATGGTCTAGTTCTGAAGATGGGTTTAAGTCACGATCTAGTTCTGCAGATGGTTCTACATCTTGGACTAATTCTGAGGATTGTTCTAGGTCATGGTCTTGTGCTGGAGGTGGTTCTGAGTATGGTTCTAGGTAATGGCACAGTTCTGAAGATGGTTCTAGGACATGATCAAGTGTATATGGTTCTTGGACATGGCACAGTTTTGGAGATGTTTGGAGGTCATAGCACAGTTCTGGAGATGGCTCTAGATCATGATCAAGTGTTGGATGTGGTTCTAGATCATTGTATAGTTCTTCCCATGGTTCAGAATCATCGTACAGTTCTAGAGATGGTTCTGAGGAAAGTTCTAAACATGGCTCCTGGGACAGATCTAGACACGAAGACGTCTCATAAGTGCATCCTGAATAAGGTTCCGTCTCATCAGTGCAGATCTTGCCATTTGAGGCTTTTGCGCGGCGGGCATCAATGTATGCAATGATGAACTCTGAGTTCTGGTAGATGATCATGCCAGAGAGTGTGAGCGCGGCCCCAGCGCAACTCAGCGCAGAAAGCTGGCTGCCAAAGAGGAGCTGGGAGAGCAGCAGGTTTCCTACCACACTCAGGTTGCCCAGGATGTGCAGCGTGACGGCGGATGTGAGGCTGATCACGCAGCAGCTCGCCAAGTTATAGAGCACAGAGCCCAGGCAGCTGAGCATGATGAAGCCCCACAGATGGCCATCATAGTGGTGGGGTGACTGAAGAGCAGCCCAGTTCTCCAGGACCAGAGCTGCCACAGCCAGGATGCAGAAACTGGGGATTGCCATCAGGTAGAGAAGGAAGACAGAATTGATCTTCTCTTCCTGGAGCAGGATGCCTGAAAAGGtacaagacatgcagattaacaAAGGCACAGATATGATATCGGGCCAACAGTATGTGCACACCTGTTTGTCACAATCATATGttgttgttgaacatcccattccagatttagtccccatttgctgttataataacctccactctgggAAGCTTCTGGGGATTTgtttatcccaaaggtgttcagtggggttgaggtcagggctcagtgcaggacactcgagttcttctaaCTTCATCAATCTTGGCAGACCatatcttcatggagcttgctttgtgcatggGGGCATTGTCGTgtaatgctggaacaggtttgtgcctcttagttccagtgaaggaaattgtaaccctacagcatacaaagacattctagacaactgtgtgcttccaactttgtggcaacagtttggagaagaaccacatatgggtgtgatggtcaggtgtctacatcTACACACACAGGTATAATGGAAGAAGCAGGAATTAAGACAGAAACTCCACAGTGATCTCTTCATAAGAGCaggtgaatttgaagtctgttggaACACGTACTGACCCGGTCATACCGTAAGCAAGCCTGCAAAAATAACCCACTGAAATGTGACACTAACACGTCGACCCACATGAGTATCTGCGCCCGATTACTCAGCTGTACAGAAGCTTCAGAAAGAGGAAAACTCAAATTGCAGCTTGCAGACAATCCTTTTCCTCACTCAATCTAGGGAAAGATTTTTACATCTGATGAGGAAATGTACCGAGTTTGGAAAAGTGGTATGAATCAAATATTATCAGCTCtgtcagttctttctttcttccttccaaaGTATTtacaggagaactgaaggcaaattttttattatcaaaattctatttatctcattttattaaatataggaatgcatttttgatcgctactttgtcactgctagagcaagttatgagtgtttgaaatatgctatgcaatatatcagtccacatgtcaaagcaatggccataaacgagattcgttgagacctgtgcgagacatcgtaggacagaagtaaaacgtacagcggaaatcaaagtgaccaacatctgccaacgttgtcaaaagatgcaatttcgaatgctgatgtaatcaagccggaagttttgtttgttttgatagcaatcaggaaagtttgaataaagtaggcagtaatcgtcatttaaactcgtttttctgcaatatttcatttggaaaacagttttcaaaatggcggcactgacacctggctgacacttcttcacgtttcgaagtctctcgcaggtctcgtgaagatcgcgcagataagcgacgcctgccgtggaccaaacgaactaaattcaacatggctaaaaaccgaacaggccgataagtataataattaattgcaattagttgccaatacgagtcacaatataaggttactaaaaccgaaaacgtaactgaatagcacgttaattaagaaataaagcaatctacaaccctgattccaaaaaagttgggacaaagtacaaattgtaaataaaaacagaatacaataatttacaaatctcaaaaactgatattatattcacaatagaacatagacaacatatcaaatgtcgaaagtgagacattttgaaatttcatgccaaatattggctcatttgaaatttcatgacagcaagacatctcaaaaaagttgggacaggggcaataagaggctggaaaagttaaaggtacaaaaaaggaacagctggaggaccaaattgcaactcattaggtcaattggcaataggtcattaacatgactgggtataaaaagagcatcttggagtggcagcggctctcagaagtaaagatgggaagaggatcaccaatccccctaattctgcgccaacaaatggtggagcaatatcagaaaggagttcgacagtgtaaaattgcaaagagtttgaacatatcatcatctacagtgcataatatcatcaaaagattcagagaatctggaagaatctctgcgcgtaagggtcaaggccggaaaaccatactgggtgcccgtgatcttcgggcccttagacggcactgcatcacatacaggcatgcttctgtattggaaatcacaaaatgggctcaggaatatttccagagaacattatctgtgaacacaattcaccgtgccatccgcgttgccagctaaaactctatagttcaaagaagaagccgtatctaaacatgatccagaagtgcagacgtcttttctgggccaaggctcatttaaaatggactgtggcaaagtggaaaactgttctgtggtcagacgaatcaaaatttgaagttctttatggaaatcagggacaccgtgtcattcggactaaagaggagaaggacgacccaagttgttatcagcgctcagttcagaagcctgcatctctgatggtatggggttgcattagtgcgtgtggcatgggcagcttacacatctggaaagacaccatcaatgctgaaaggtatatccaggttctagagcaacatatgctcccatccagacgacgtctctttcagggaagaccttgcattttccaacatgacaatgccaaactacatactgcatcaattacagcatcatggctgcgtagaagaagggtccgggtactgaactggccagcctgcagtccagatctttcacccacagaaaacatttggcgcatcataaaacggaagatacgacaaaaaagacctaagacagttgagcaactagaatcctacattagacaagaatgggttaacattcctatccctaaacttgagcaacttgtctcctcagtccccagacgtttacagactgttgtaaagagaaaaggggatgtctcacagtggtaaacatggccttgtcccaacttttttgagatgtgttgttgtcataatttaaaatcacctaatttttctctttaaatgatacattttctcagtttaaacatttgatatgtcatctatgttctattctgaataaaatatggaattttgaaacttccacatcattgcattccgtttttatttacaatttgtactttgtcccaacttttttggaatcggggttgtaaaaatgacttcagttctcctttaataagctACAGTTTGTTTAAGTCTTGCACTCGAGTTTAAATCATGCAATTTACATAAAACCGCAAGGTTTGTTTTACTAAAATATCACtctgtaaatttaaaaaataactaATTTAAGTAACTTATTCATGCCGAGTATCATCATCAAAATGGTTTAGAGTTTAGAaaaacccaacagataagacagaAGATAAGACCCTGTGGCCTTTTATAACCGTGTGAcctaaaactcgactcgaaagctTTTAGTTGTGCGTTAATTAGATCCGTGTGACGGAAATCCAGGACCAAGTGTCTTTAATCCTTACTTTAAACACGATGTTTTAGAGCTTGTCTTGTTCTGTAACACGCAATGAGTTGATAAACGTGGTTCAGACGTGCATTTCTCAGAGGAGAATCATGTGATTCAGTCATGTGATTTTCAATGTCTCTGTGAAAAACACCAGTTTAATTACTTTCCTGTGGACACCACTTAACATCATGAAGTCCAGCTGAAACCAATTTGTCTATTTTCCATAACTGTGTCCTGGACAATGTTAAAAACATGTAATGTGTATTCGATGTTAtttcatccacattcactggatatgagcaattgcgtgctctgattggctactctactactaggatatcagctcatacaccgtgagtagagaaaaacaaaatggcggcatgtgtttctgaaacaaccaaggacgaaataaaaattctacttgaaaacaaaactgcacaaattttttaaaaacgcaacaaaatatggaataaaagtatttgatggtaagaacgtatcttttatttttcaagatttattatcatcgcatttttcacaaattgctaccatcatttcgccggtttgttaagcggaaatgattttgttggacgttttgtataaccttttttaatcaaatttgcaaaaaataaaaacgctccgtttctcaaaatccagtgaatgtggatagaataaaacagttattccactcaatctcgtcgtatatggattatagccgactcggtgctacgcgcctcgttggctatcagctcatgtacgactcaatttcgtggaataactgttaaatgtttcaAACGCTCAGGggtgtgctgttagaggaaaataatcaacgacgggTGGTGTAATGTTCCTGTTTcctgtaaagaaaaaaacattgtattcctcttatactacagaaATTTGTCAACTATTACATCTTTGTATTCATTAAAGAATGACAAGTtgtgctttttatccatttacagttatgtttaatgttgtgaaatgtcCATGAAGCATATTAGTTTCTGTTATCACTTCCGTTACGACAGTTGTAAAGACTAGTTTTATCACCAACCACTTTCTTCTctcttgtaaagaaaaaaaagacaagacAATGCAGGTTATTGAGAAATCGGGAAACACTTTGTTCTAGAAAATGTCAAGTCACAGTTTTACCACTGAAAATGGTTTTTAATCTGGTTATGTGGAGCGTCTGCCATACAGTAAGGTATTAATATAAAGCTGTGGTTTGAATTATAGCCAGCACTACTGTCAGACCTGCTGTTATTAAAgaaacaccttttgaccaatcagaaacaAGAATCCAATCAGAAAGAAGCACTGTGGTACAAACACATTTATTGTACTATCATGATCCATCACATGCGAGTTTTCGAGTACTGACTGAACTGCATGATCCATAAACGAGACTTTATACATGATGTGTTTAAAATGTGGGCGTGGCTATAACATCACAAGAAAATTATAGCAACAAGCCGTGAATTGAACGATTTTCATACTTGTTTACCAGTCGTCTTTTTCTCCTGTGTGCCTTATAAACCAGTTTATTTTTGTAAGCACTGAATAAAAATAGATTACACTTCCTGGGAGTGCGCTCTTTCACACTGTGCTGTTCCGCCATTTCTGGAAACATAATGATACACGTTATTTATCTTCGGGTGTTTTCACACTGGGTCTGTTTTAGTCATCAGATGGATGACTCAGCGTATGTTCATGTGACCATTACACCATCAAGTCTTCATGTATCTGAATACTTCTGTTATGGAACTCGGCTCTACATCCCTCCATCAATAAAGCTACGATTGGATCATGAAGTGAGATGCGTAAAGAAAATACGTATAAAAAGCGGGCATCGGGACAAATCGGTGTGTCTCTGACTGAAAGATTCAACAGCAGCTCAAACAGCTGTCTGGGACATAATGATGATGGAAAGGTGGCTTCATGGGAAAGACCAAAAGTAGCATTTGACGTCAGTCAGCTTCCATTCCTGGACACGGCGCCTCCCAGGAAAGAACGTTCATTTAGAAACTTTACACTGtgaactaaaataataataataataataataataataataataacagtgaaTATAAACAGCATGGCTATAGCCATACCTTAAATAATTAATCACTTCTGACTTCTTAaagttaaaatatatatatatatatatatatatatatatatatatatatatatatatatgctatttaccagctgggaggtccgtatcatgaaataccatgaccgaggtcttgaaagtactgagcgaggccctctgggccaaggtcagtattcaaggccaaggtcacggtatttcaccatacggaccgaccttaagctggtaaataatatatttattttttctttaccaaattctaacagcaaacgagagcgcccaaaagggaaaaccgagccgagccgccattttgaatcctcattcacagctgtaatgcaaatggattcctcctcggtatacaagtgcatttccatggcaggaaaaaaactacattttgccacctatgtagtcccctatttatatggaatcaattttgtgccaaaatgttcatacaatacttttgaaatagcaaacaaaaacgacaaatcaaaatacaaaaaaagagaaaaaagtcaattttttttagactggcaaacaaattattcgtgtaaccgtgcaaaatatcagtctattactcttcagaaaccttttatttttgttccgcgtctttctcagttttgcttgccgtaatttattttggttgcgattccagctttctcgtttgtgctccctgactttttgcttgcagttttggcacaaactttacgtgtgggtgggctgtccaggaatgcattcccattggctaacttgtgtttgactgacagctacgctcagccattccctactcggattctggcggactgtttgacgagtgaccgatccattgacggtaaacaaggatggagtggacttcagtggcgactatgatattgaattaattcaacaaagtgtaaattcaatatcatagtcgccactgaagtccactccatccttgtttaccgtcaatggatcggtcactcgtcaaacagtccgccagaatccgagtagggaatggctgagcgtagctgtcagtcaaacacaagttagccaatgggaatgcattcctggacagcccacccacacgtgaagtttgtgccaaaactgcaagcaaaaagtcagggagcacaaacgagaaagctggaatcgcaaccaaaataaattacggcaagcaaaactgagaaagacgcggaacaaaaataaaaggtttctgaagagtaatagactgatattttgcacaattacatgaataatttgtttgccagtctaaaaaaattgacttttttctctttttttgtattttgatttgtcatttttgtttgctatttcaaaagtattgtatgaacattttggcacaaaattgattccatacatttatacaaaattgagtcattcaggattcagccatgtttttgctcggcgttagcaagttagaggtttttagctttctccagaaatgttttcttttatttcttcttccacagggtagtaaaacttgctttcgctgtgaagactgtcgttatcgctatccatgctgtaaaattaatgctattctcctgagaaatgctggcaaaaatttataagatttttgataatcttataaataaatcttataaaaaaaagataaatgttgacaaaaaatgatactatgtttgttgttgttgtgaacgagcgagtcgccagaggtccataaccggggtccgtaactggggtccgtatcgtaggatacggacccgctcgccagtcaatcagagcgcaggatttgatggaaactggaccacgaaaaaaataaatatatattatttaccagctgggaggtccgtattgtgaaatactgtgaccgtggtcagtattttcaaggccgaggtcacagtatttcacgatatggatcgatcttaaagggcacatcttgggtatatttaggagcaagatcagtgtaattctcttattttatattaaactttggtcaaatatcagtcacattttgcattttgtgcaatttttttaccttgcgcaataccagaaaaattcagttgaaatcaagccatttgaggcaaattggtccgcctctgaaaaaacttggcatttggatttcccggcaaacattgattttcgtgacgtcacgtgcgggacgcctccttctgaatcctacggcaGCGCTGGTTtgcttatgagaaaatgacctggtggttttctgcaaatttcttcaacattatcgcgtaattattaaaatggctaacagatgtatcgtaggagggtgtagcaacaccaatcgtgatgggattagtactcattgttttccaaaagaccggacaatgagagagaaatgtgagcgcttcgtgcgaggcacccagaaaaactgccaacatgcaacagaccacagcatcatatgcggggctcacttcataaagcccgacaactttgagaactatttgcagtgggaaatgggcttcaagaagcaacttgatctgaaaaaagacgcagttccatctgtcagaatgcccaaagcaacaccgtctccatctgtgtcagcgtcaccaaaggagccagccgtgttcgtctcccctgacagaaggcgaagtgccgcatccaccgaggccctcgaagccgaggaccaagcagagccgagaaaaagaccaagaaaatcggcaattcacaagttgactgttgccagggtaagaaataagagagactatgctctaaattaggtgttcctgtgtttgtctctcagcctgctggcggatccacacgtgacgtcacgaatctggatcaatcttcctccagactcccttgggatttttccagacgcattttgttattttattttttttctgctgtagacagatggccttgtgcaaaattacccttctggatgagtgtgtaaagggacatactttcatataaaaaaacactaaattggtacaggatatgccctttaagctggtaaataatatatttatttttttctttaccaaattctaacagaaaatgagagcccccgaaagggaaaccatatttagaacaaacctgctacttggctttctcctgaaatattttcttttatttcgtcttcatcagggtagtaaaactcgctttcactgtgaacactgtcgttatcgctatccatgctgtaaaattaatgctattatactgaaaaatgcaaaaataaatgttgacaaaaaattgctactatgtttgttgctgttgtgaatgagcgagtcgccaaaggtccgtaaccggggtccggatcgtaggactCCGGACCGCTCATGAGCCAATTAgaacgcacgatttgatggaaaccggtctgcgaaaaaaataaaaacacttaaagtgccattccatcattggatgtatttttttggcataaaatacaatatattttatgacaacacgactagacagagaaatcttttagcttcaaaatgatatatcaaacataattttttgacaacgacaagtatattaattttgcgaccaaagtcacctacccttttaatttccgcgcggtagtgaaacgtgatgtcatcggcaggttccccttcttgtgtaccacgtcacgtgtgacgtggcacagattatcagcaatggcggatagaacgcgattgtcagcttcggaaaagaagcgaaggaaaatagcaagtgatgcccaaaggagacggtcgatggtgaatatcggcacagcaatcgacaagtggaaatcgcgttctatccgccattgctgataatctgtgccacgtcacgtgtgacgtggtacacaagaaggggaacctgccgatgacatcacgtttcactaccgcgcggaaattaaaagggtaggtgactttggtcgcaaaattaatatacttgtcgttgtcaaaaaattatgtttgatatatcattttgaagctaaaagatttctctgtctagtcatgttgtcataaaatatattgtattttatgccaaaaaaatacatccaatggtggaatggcactttaagacatAATGTTGCTTGCTAAGGTTCTTCTAAATCAATCATCGATCATTGATAAAACCATCTAAACGACCATCTACTTGTTCCTTAACCctctttttcttgatgaaaatatCTAGTAAGGGTAATCTCAAATCACAGCAcaattaggcccaatcccaattctaatttctaccccttcccctccgccttccccttggcccttccccttgaaactgagctacaagggatagggcttgaaattcaacccttacgtattgggatagccgttcaacaatcgcatacgtcatcgcgtacctccgtcagcgtttacgttagcaaaacgcgacgcgtcattggctgcgaccagccgctacagtcagagccagaggcagaaatctctgctggcagggtgtgatttgttaactaacaccactgaatgggatatctttggcacttcgtgcaccacatccgacagaatgaggtgtcagaacactcatgtaaacaataaaagcgagaataacagaacaaaacgtacgcagtaaagcaaccgaaaacaatactcactcccaaagctttttagcagcagcttggatttcagaaatcgctgctcattctcagctcgaaagcgaatcaagcggcgtgtttcctctggataacaacttaaaacacataaataatggagaaaatacatttatgacaatctttcgccgcgggaaccgccatctttctgaaatccgcatgaaatctcgctgaaatccgcatggcattgtgggaaatcactcaaaccccttcgttcggagtcagctccaggaaaatctccgtttgaaggggtacagaagccctaccccttcccctacccctccgcgttaactgggattgggatacccctaccccttcacgtgaacgcgcaaaatggaggggaagggccaaggggttggtccaaggggtgaaatgggattcggccttagactCAATTAGTTTTGACTATTTCTGGAAaaatatcacatcacatcacgaTACTTGACATTTCAACAATATCATAAATATCTTGATCTACAGtagtggcgaactgttactattagagctgggacttgcgctcagccaaaacttagccagacacaccaaaaaagcagcagggcaaaggattttgcaagggattagcggcagactGCCAGGTAGCTCCGCTGTGTGTATTTGTCGatgttaattttaaaagtaacgaagtCAATTGCGCAGGGAAATGAGAAATGAATATCaaataaccagggctttgaaccggttcaaggaacgaaaacgaaaaccgggaactttttctatttcacatggaacagaaacgaaaccagaaactttattattttttatgttccggaacagaaacgcttattaaaaataatggtaaccggttaataccggtttttatttcgttcctcaaagtttccgtag
Coding sequences within:
- the slc35e4 gene encoding solute carrier family 35 member E4 isoform X2; its protein translation is MISADDGPSKSEETRDAGRKRTCPPETLHLLLAVVVWLVTGTTISSLNKWIFAVYNFRYPLLLSALHMLTAIVVGVIKYWFVRNQGMAEQDLTSSAKCKVFLLSLTFCASIAFGNVGLNYVQLSFAQMIYTTTPIFTLAISSLVLGKQHHVLKYTAMMPICLGASFSIMGEVQFDQTGCLFVLAATMLRGVKSIQQSILLQEEKINSVFLLYLMAIPSFCILAVAALVLENWAALQSPHHYDGHLWGFIMLSCLGSVLYNLASCCVISLTSAVTLHILGNLSVVGNLLLSQLLFGSQLSALSCAGAALTLSGMIIYQNSEFIIAYIDARRAKASNGKICTDETEPYSGCTYETSSCLDLSQEPCLELSSEPSLELYDDSEPWEELYNDLEPHPTLDHDLEPSPELCYDLQTSPKLCHVQEPYTLDHVLEPSSELCHYLEPYSEPPPAQDHDLEQSSELVQDVEPSAELDRDLNPSSELDHDLEPSSEIVQDPELSSKLDQVLEPSSEIDQDPEPSSELDQVLESSSELGNKLRPSSELIHNVEPSLELMHDLEPSSELVHDLEPSFELVRDLEPSSELVHNVEPSLELVHDLEPSSELVHDLEPSSELVCDLEPSSPLGNNLEPSSTPDHDLEPSPALDHVHGLVHDLEPSSELVHDLELSSELVHDLEPTSELVHDLEPSLELVCDLEPSSELVRDLEPSSPRDNSLEPSSELVHDLEPSSQLDNNLEPSSPPDHDLGPSPALDHVHGLVHDLEPSSELVRDLEPSSPLDNNLEPSSPPDHDLEPSLALDHVHGLVHDLGHSLELYDDSESLREFSLEGYSDVEPSADLELALKSDKRTETRFHEKMD
- the slc35e4 gene encoding solute carrier family 35 member E4 isoform X1; this encodes MPPSSAPAGRTSRFNRAADRAEDEANMISADDGPSKSEETRDAGRKRTCPPETLHLLLAVVVWLVTGTTISSLNKWIFAVYNFRYPLLLSALHMLTAIVVGVIKYWFVRNQGMAEQDLTSSAKCKVFLLSLTFCASIAFGNVGLNYVQLSFAQMIYTTTPIFTLAISSLVLGKQHHVLKYTAMMPICLGASFSIMGEVQFDQTGCLFVLAATMLRGVKSIQQSILLQEEKINSVFLLYLMAIPSFCILAVAALVLENWAALQSPHHYDGHLWGFIMLSCLGSVLYNLASCCVISLTSAVTLHILGNLSVVGNLLLSQLLFGSQLSALSCAGAALTLSGMIIYQNSEFIIAYIDARRAKASNGKICTDETEPYSGCTYETSSCLDLSQEPCLELSSEPSLELYDDSEPWEELYNDLEPHPTLDHDLEPSPELCYDLQTSPKLCHVQEPYTLDHVLEPSSELCHYLEPYSEPPPAQDHDLEQSSELVQDVEPSAELDRDLNPSSELDHDLEPSSEIVQDPELSSKLDQVLEPSSEIDQDPEPSSELDQVLESSSELGNKLRPSSELIHNVEPSLELMHDLEPSSELVHDLEPSFELVRDLEPSSELVHNVEPSLELVHDLEPSSELVHDLEPSSELVCDLEPSSPLGNNLEPSSTPDHDLEPSPALDHVHGLVHDLEPSSELVHDLELSSELVHDLEPTSELVHDLEPSLELVCDLEPSSELVRDLEPSSPRDNSLEPSSELVHDLEPSSQLDNNLEPSSPPDHDLGPSPALDHVHGLVHDLEPSSELVRDLEPSSPLDNNLEPSSPPDHDLEPSLALDHVHGLVHDLGHSLELYDDSESLREFSLEGYSDVEPSADLELALKSDKRTETRFHEKMD